Proteins found in one Cyprinus carpio isolate SPL01 chromosome B10, ASM1834038v1, whole genome shotgun sequence genomic segment:
- the sppl3 gene encoding LOW QUALITY PROTEIN: signal peptide peptidase-like 3 (The sequence of the model RefSeq protein was modified relative to this genomic sequence to represent the inferred CDS: inserted 3 bases in 2 codons; deleted 4 bases in 3 codons), with the protein MVYGSFRSLNMDCENQXKDKDGNPISPCSFNNANSNNSIQTIDSTQALFLPIGASVSLLVMFFFFDSVQVVFTICTAVLATIAXAFLLLPVCQYLTRPCSSVSLVCRISFGCCGRFTLAELLSFSLSVMLVLIWVLTGHWLLMDALAMGLCVAMIAFVRLPSLKVSCLLLSGLLIYDVFWVFFSAYIFNSNVMVKVATQPADNPLDVLSRKLHLGPGMGRDVPRLSLPGKLVFPSSTRSHFSMLGIGDIVMPGLLLCFVLRYDNYKKQANGEVPGPVNMSGRMQRVSYFHCTLIGYFVGLLTATVASRIHRAAQPALLYLVPFTLLPLLTMAYLKGDLRRMWSEPFHAKSSSSRFLEV; encoded by the exons ATG GTCTATGGCAGCTTCAG GTCATTAAACATGGACTGTGAGAACC GAAAGGACAAGGATGGAAACCCCATCAGCCCCTGCTCCTTCAACAATGCCAACTCTAACAACA GTATTCAGACCATAGACTCCACACAGGCGCTGTTCTTGCCCATCGGAGCCTCCGTGTCTCTGCTCGTCATGTTTTTCTTCTTCGACTCTGTTCAGGTGGTGTTCACCATATGCACTGCAG TTCTAGCGACCATCGC TGCATTTCTCCTGCTGCCG GTGTGCCAGTATCTGACCAGGCCCTGCT CCAGCGTGTCTCTTGTCTGCAGGATCTCGTTCGGCTGCTGCGGCCGCTTCACGTTGGCGGAGCTGCTGTCGTTTTCGCTCTCTGTCATGCTGGTTCTCATCTGGGTGCTGACGGGCCACTGGCTGCTCATGGACG CTCTTGCAATGGGTCTCTGTGTGGCCATGATCGCATTTGTGCGGCTGCCTAGTCTCAAGGTGTCATGCCTGCTGCTGTCCGGCCTCCTCATCTATGATGTGTTCTGG GTCTTCTTCTCCGCCTACATCTTCAACAGCAACGTGATGGTGAAGGTGGCCACGCAGCCTGCCGACAACCCCCTCGACGTGCTCTCACGCAAGCTGCACCTGGGCCCCGGCATGGGACGGGACGTCCCCCGCCTCTCCCTGCCAGGAAAGCTGGTG TTCCCCAGCTCCACGCGCAGCCACTTCTCCATGCTGGGCATCGGTGATATCGTCATGCCGGGCCTGCTGCTGTGCTTCGTGCTCCGATACGACAACTATAAGAAACAGGCCAATGGAGAAgtgcccggtcctgtcaacatgTCCGGCCGCATGCAGCGGGTTTCCTACTTCCACTGCACCCTGATTGGTTACTTTGTTG GTCTGTTGACTGCAACTGTGGCCTCTCGTATTCACCGCGCGGCCCAGCCTGCCCTCCTGTACCTGGTGCCCTTCACCCTGCTGCCTCTGCTCACCATGGCCTACCTGAAG GGGGACCTGCGGCGCATGTGGTCCGAGCCCTTCCATGCCAAGTCCAGCAGCTCCCGCTTCCTGGAGGTATGA